Part of the Novosphingobium sp. ZN18A2 genome, CCGATGCGCCGGGCGACGCCCTGGCTGAACGCTATGCCGATCGCGCGCCCTTGCTGGTCACGGCGGACGGCACCGCGCTTGCCGCCTATGAACAGCCGCTGCGCGAAGCGGCGGCGGGTGTGCGCGCGGTGCTGGCGATGGCCGCCGCCGAGAAATGGGGCGTGCGCTGGGAGGAATGCCAGGCGAAGGACGGCTTCATCCTCCATGGCGACAAGCAGGCGCGCTTCGGCGAGCTGGCGGACAAGGCCGCCGGGTTTGACGCACCCTCTCCGCTCGTGCTGTTACAGGATGCCGCGCGCGAAGTGCCTTCATCGGTGCCCGAAGGAATGCGCCCTGCGTTCCCAAGGATCGACCTGCCCGCCAAGGTGGACGGCAGCTTCACTTTCGCTGGCGACGTGCGCGTGCCCGAAATGGTTCACGCCGCGATCATGCACGGGCCGCAAGGCAACAGCGTGCTGGGCCGCTATGACAAGGATGCCGCCGCCAGCGTGCCCGGCCTTGCCGGCGTGGTCCATGCGCGCGGCTGGCTGGCGGCAGCAGCCAACACCTGGCACGCCGCCGAAACGGCGGTGAAGGCGATGGCTCCCACCTTCCGCGCCGCAGGGCCGGTGGCGGACAGCGGCACGATGGACGACGCGATGGACAAGGCGCTGAAAAGCGGCAAGGCCCACCGCGTCGCCGGCACGGGAAATCCCGATGCAGTGCTGGCCAAACCCGATCTTTCCGTCCGCTACGATGTCGAACCCGCGCTTCACGCCGCGATCGAAACCGCCACAGCGACGGCGCGGATCAAGGACGGACGGCTGGAACTGTGGCTCGCCACCCAGGCGCCCGAACGCGCGCGGCGCGTGGCGGCGCGCATTGCCGGGGTCAGCCTTGCCGACACCATCCTTTATCCGATGCAGGCGGGCGGATCGTTCGACGCGCGGCTCGACACGCGCATCGCGGCGGAAGCGACGGCCATCGCCAGGGCGCTGGACAAGCCGGTGCAACTGCGCTGGTCGCGCTGGCAGGAATCGCTTGCCTCGTTTCCGCGCACGCCGGTAGCCGCGCAGCTTTCCGCCGCCGTCGGGCCGGACAGGATGCAGGTGCTGGGCTGGCGCACACGCATGGCGCTGCCCGCCACCGCGATCGAAGCGGGGGAACGCCTGCTGCACGGCAAGTCGCCGCCCGATGCGCTGGACGCGGCCAGCGGCAAGACAGACCCGACCGCGTGCGAAGCCGCGCTGCCGCCCTATGCCATTCCGGAATGCGCGGTCGATCACGTTCCGGTCGACCTTGCGCTGCCCACGGGCCGCTATCGCTCGAACGCGCACGGCTATGGCGCGTTCTTCACTGAATGCTTCATAGACGAGGTTGCGCACCACGGATCGCGTGAACCGCTTTCCTTCCGCATCGGCATGCTGGGCGACAACCCGCGCCTTGTCGCCTGCCTGCAAGGCGTGGCGAAGCTTTCCAACTGGGGCGGCGGGGGCGACAATTCCGGACAGGGCATCGCCTGTCACACGATGCGGCTGGCCGGGCCGGACGGGATGCGCGAAGGCCACATCGCCGTCGTCGCCACCGCCCGGCGCGACGAAGGCGGGGTGCGGGTAGACCGGTTGAGCGCCTTTCTGGACATAGGGGGCATCGTGAACATGGATATCGCCCGCCAGCAGGTGGAAGGCGGCATGGTTTTCGGGCTGGGCATGGCGATCGGCGGATCGACCGGTTATGCGCGCGGCCTTCCGCTGGCCGGTCACCTTTCGGAACTGGCGCTGCCGCTGCTTGCCGATTGCCCGGCGATAGACGTGGCCTTCGCCGATAGCGGGGAAGGACCGTTCGATCCGGGGGAACTGGCCGTGGCACCGGTCGCTCCCGCGATTGCCAACGCGCTGTTCTCTGCAACCGGCCTGCGCTTCCGGCGCTTGCCGCTGCTGTCCGACGGGCTTTAGGAAGCGCAGGGCATGGACACACCCAATCCGCACACCCCGGCCGACCATCCGGCCATCCGTTCGGGACGCATCGGCGTGCTGCTTGTCAACCTCGGCACGCCGGACGCCCCCACCCCCTCGGCGGTGAAGCGCTACCTTGCCGAATTCCTTTCCGACCGGCGCGTGGTGGAAATCCCGCCGATTGCCTGGCAGCCGATCCTGCGCGGCATCATCCTGAACACGCGGCCGAAGAAATCCGCCCACGCCTATGCGCAGGTCTGGGGGCCGGACGGCTCGCCGCTTGCCGCGATCACCGCCGCGCAGGCCCGCGCGCTGCAGGACCGGCTGGGCAATGGCGCGATCGTGCGCCACGCGATGCGGTACGGCAGCCCGTCCATCGCCGGCGAAATGGACGGACTTGCCGAAGCCGGCTGCGACCGCGTGCTCGTCGCGCCGCTCTATCCGCAATATTCGGGCGCGACGACCGCCAGCGTGCTCGATGCGCTGGCGGACTGGATCAAGGCCACGCGGCGCCTGCCCGCGCTGCGCACGCTGCCCCCCTATCACGACGATCCCGGCTATATCGCCGCGCTCCATGCCGACCTTTCCAACCAGATGGACGCGCTCGATTTCAGGCCGCAGATCCTGCTGCTCAGCTATCACGGCATGCCGGAACGCACGCTGCACCTGGGCGATCCCTATCACTGCCACTGCCGCAAGACGTCGCGCCTGCTGGAGGAGGCCTTCGCCGCCAGCCATCCCGGCCTGCGGATAGAAACCACGTTCCAGTCGCGATTCGGGCGGGCGAAATGGCTCGAACCGGCAACGGACGCGGTCCTGCTGGAAGAAGCGCGCAAGGGCACGCACGGCGTGGCGGTGGCGGCGCCGGGATTTTCCGCCGATTGCCTGGAGACGCTGGAAGAACTGGCGATTCGCGGGCGCGACGATTTCCTGGCGGCAGGCGGCGCGCACTTCGCCGCGCTGTCGTGCCTGAACGCGGGCGGGCAGGGCATGGACATGATCGAATCGCTG contains:
- a CDS encoding molybdopterin cofactor-binding domain-containing protein translates to MRVTRRGILIGAAAGGGLVAAFALMPRRYAVPLDAGKGEHAFNAWLRVSRGGVVTVALPVCEMGQGISTILPQIAAVEMGADWRQIAIEPAPQSPVYADPVLAAHWARLWMPAFPSLADAPGDALAERYADRAPLLVTADGTALAAYEQPLREAAAGVRAVLAMAAAEKWGVRWEECQAKDGFILHGDKQARFGELADKAAGFDAPSPLVLLQDAAREVPSSVPEGMRPAFPRIDLPAKVDGSFTFAGDVRVPEMVHAAIMHGPQGNSVLGRYDKDAAASVPGLAGVVHARGWLAAAANTWHAAETAVKAMAPTFRAAGPVADSGTMDDAMDKALKSGKAHRVAGTGNPDAVLAKPDLSVRYDVEPALHAAIETATATARIKDGRLELWLATQAPERARRVAARIAGVSLADTILYPMQAGGSFDARLDTRIAAEATAIARALDKPVQLRWSRWQESLASFPRTPVAAQLSAAVGPDRMQVLGWRTRMALPATAIEAGERLLHGKSPPDALDAASGKTDPTACEAALPPYAIPECAVDHVPVDLALPTGRYRSNAHGYGAFFTECFIDEVAHHGSREPLSFRIGMLGDNPRLVACLQGVAKLSNWGGGGDNSGQGIACHTMRLAGPDGMREGHIAVVATARRDEGGVRVDRLSAFLDIGGIVNMDIARQQVEGGMVFGLGMAIGGSTGYARGLPLAGHLSELALPLLADCPAIDVAFADSGEGPFDPGELAVAPVAPAIANALFSATGLRFRRLPLLSDGL
- the hemH gene encoding ferrochelatase, which produces MDTPNPHTPADHPAIRSGRIGVLLVNLGTPDAPTPSAVKRYLAEFLSDRRVVEIPPIAWQPILRGIILNTRPKKSAHAYAQVWGPDGSPLAAITAAQARALQDRLGNGAIVRHAMRYGSPSIAGEMDGLAEAGCDRVLVAPLYPQYSGATTASVLDALADWIKATRRLPALRTLPPYHDDPGYIAALHADLSNQMDALDFRPQILLLSYHGMPERTLHLGDPYHCHCRKTSRLLEEAFAASHPGLRIETTFQSRFGRAKWLEPATDAVLLEEARKGTHGVAVAAPGFSADCLETLEELAIRGRDDFLAAGGAHFAALSCLNAGGQGMDMIESLVRRELSGWLPGAESAGNS